The Streptomyces kanamyceticus genome window below encodes:
- a CDS encoding spermidine synthase family protein yields the protein MHTHTTAPVVLDRREGPYGEVVLRRHGELLQIIANGCFLMDTSNGRSERLLVDAARDALDDRPAPDVLIGGLGVGFSLAHAAADPRWGRIAVVEREQAIIDWHREGPLAELSGAALADSRTEILHTDLVAHLVRTRDTYDALCLDIDNGPDWTVTEDNNSLYSPTGLASCKARLNPGGVLAVWSAQPSSAFDDALRNAGFCGVRTKEIPVARGVPDVVHLGVRAA from the coding sequence ATGCACACCCACACCACCGCCCCCGTCGTCCTCGACCGGCGCGAGGGGCCGTACGGCGAAGTCGTACTGCGGCGCCACGGTGAGCTGCTGCAGATCATCGCCAACGGCTGCTTCCTGATGGACACCTCGAACGGACGTTCGGAGCGATTGCTCGTCGACGCGGCGCGCGACGCCCTCGACGACAGGCCCGCGCCCGATGTCCTGATCGGCGGACTCGGCGTCGGCTTCTCCCTCGCCCACGCCGCCGCGGATCCCCGCTGGGGGCGCATCGCCGTGGTCGAGCGCGAGCAGGCGATCATCGACTGGCACCGCGAAGGGCCCCTCGCCGAGCTCTCCGGCGCGGCACTCGCCGATTCCCGCACCGAGATCCTGCACACAGACCTGGTCGCCCACCTGGTCAGGACGCGGGACACGTACGACGCCCTCTGTCTCGACATCGACAACGGACCCGACTGGACCGTGACGGAGGACAACAACTCCCTTTACTCGCCTACCGGTCTGGCCTCCTGCAAAGCACGCCTCAACCCCGGCGGAGTACTCGCCGTCTGGTCCGCCCAGCCCTCGTCCGCTTTCGACGACGCTCTACGGAATGCCGGATTCTGTGGGGTACGCACCAAAGAGATCCCCGTTGCCCGAGGCGTCCCCGACGTGGTGCACCTCGGCGTAAGGGCTGCGTAG
- a CDS encoding DUF6104 family protein, protein MYFTDRGIEELEKRRGQEEVTFEWLAEQLRTFVDLNPDFEVPVERLATWLARLDDEDEDE, encoded by the coding sequence TTGTACTTCACCGACCGTGGCATCGAGGAACTGGAGAAGCGGCGCGGCCAGGAGGAGGTCACCTTCGAGTGGCTCGCCGAGCAGCTCCGCACCTTCGTGGACCTCAACCCGGACTTCGAGGTGCCGGTGGAGCGCCTGGCCACGTGGCTGGCGCGGCTGGACGACGAGGACGAGGACGAGTAG
- the lon gene encoding endopeptidase La translates to MASTSTPLTLPVLPLDDEVVLPGMVVPFDLSDADVRAAVEAAQAAARSSGDSKPKVLLVPRIDGTYASTGVLGTVEQVGRLSDGDPGALIRGRGRVRIGAGTTGPGAALWVEGLRLDDSVPEPSPSSQLRSSRGGPTPGAVTELVTEYKALATSWLKKRGAWQVVDRVTQIDDVSALADNSGYSPFLTTQQKIELLETEDAVARLKLATAQLREHLAEQDVAETIAKDVQEGVDKQQREFLLRRQLDAVRKELREINGEQEGEESDDYRARVEAADLPEKVREAALKEVDKLERSSDQSPEGSWIRTWLDTVLELPWNERTEDEYDIKGAQEILDAEHSGLQDVKERITEYLAVRKRRSDRGLGVVGGRRGGAVLALVGPPGVGKTSLGESVAHAMGRKFVRVALGGVRDEAEIRGHRRTYVGALPGRIVRAIKEAGSMNPVVLLDEIDKVGSDFRGDPAAALLEVLDPAQNHTFRDHYLEVELDLSDVVFLATANVLEAIPEALLDRMELVRLDGYTEDEKVVIARDHLLTRQLERAGLDKDEVVLDEGALRKLAGEYTREAGVRNLERSIARLLRKVAAQHELGERELPFTVKDEDLRGLIGRPHHVPESAQDPAERRTAVPGVATGLAVTGAGGDVLFVEASLADPETGASGLTLTGQLGDVMKESAQIALSFLRSHGAELELPVGDLKDRGVHIHFPAGAVPKDGPSAGVTLTTALASLLSGRLVRTDVAMTGEISLTGRVLPIGGVKQKLLAAHRAGITTVIIPKRNEADLDDVPAEVLEKLDVHPVTDVRQVLELALTEAEVRIPAAA, encoded by the coding sequence ATGGCTTCGACGTCCACACCGCTCACTCTGCCCGTGCTTCCGCTGGACGACGAGGTCGTCCTGCCCGGCATGGTGGTGCCGTTCGACCTGTCCGACGCCGACGTACGAGCCGCCGTGGAGGCGGCCCAGGCGGCCGCGAGGTCCAGTGGCGACAGCAAGCCGAAGGTGCTGCTTGTTCCGCGCATCGACGGCACGTACGCGTCGACCGGCGTGCTCGGCACCGTCGAGCAGGTGGGCAGGCTCTCGGACGGTGACCCGGGCGCCCTCATCCGCGGCCGCGGCCGCGTCCGCATCGGCGCGGGTACGACGGGGCCCGGCGCGGCCCTCTGGGTGGAGGGCCTGCGGCTCGACGACTCGGTCCCCGAGCCTTCCCCAAGCTCTCAACTCCGTTCGAGCAGGGGAGGCCCCACCCCCGGCGCCGTCACCGAACTCGTCACGGAGTACAAGGCGCTCGCCACCAGCTGGCTGAAGAAGCGCGGCGCCTGGCAGGTCGTCGACCGCGTCACGCAGATCGACGACGTCTCCGCGCTCGCCGACAACTCCGGCTACTCGCCGTTCCTGACCACGCAGCAGAAGATCGAACTCCTGGAGACCGAGGACGCGGTCGCCCGGCTCAAGCTCGCCACCGCGCAGCTGCGCGAGCACCTCGCCGAGCAGGACGTCGCCGAGACCATCGCCAAGGACGTCCAGGAGGGCGTGGACAAGCAGCAGCGCGAGTTCCTGCTCCGTCGCCAGCTGGACGCCGTGCGCAAGGAACTGCGCGAGATCAACGGCGAGCAGGAGGGTGAGGAGTCCGACGACTACCGCGCCCGCGTCGAGGCCGCGGACCTGCCCGAGAAGGTCCGCGAGGCCGCCCTCAAGGAGGTCGACAAGCTGGAGCGCTCCAGCGACCAGTCGCCCGAGGGCTCCTGGATCAGGACCTGGCTGGACACCGTCCTGGAACTGCCCTGGAACGAGCGCACCGAGGACGAGTACGACATCAAGGGCGCCCAGGAGATCCTCGACGCCGAGCACTCCGGGCTTCAGGACGTGAAGGAGCGCATCACCGAGTACCTCGCGGTGCGCAAGCGCCGCTCCGATCGCGGCCTCGGCGTCGTCGGCGGCCGCCGCGGCGGCGCGGTGCTCGCCCTGGTGGGCCCGCCCGGCGTCGGCAAGACCTCGCTCGGCGAGTCCGTGGCGCACGCCATGGGCCGCAAGTTCGTGCGGGTCGCGCTCGGCGGCGTACGCGACGAGGCGGAGATCCGCGGCCACCGCCGTACGTACGTCGGGGCGCTGCCCGGGCGCATCGTGCGGGCCATCAAGGAGGCCGGGTCGATGAACCCGGTCGTGCTCCTGGACGAGATCGACAAGGTGGGCTCCGACTTCCGGGGCGACCCGGCCGCCGCCCTCCTCGAAGTGCTCGACCCGGCGCAGAACCACACGTTCCGCGACCACTACCTGGAGGTCGAACTCGACCTCAGCGACGTCGTCTTCCTCGCCACGGCGAATGTCCTGGAGGCCATCCCCGAGGCTCTGCTCGACCGCATGGAGCTGGTCAGGCTCGACGGCTACACCGAGGACGAGAAGGTCGTCATCGCCCGCGACCACCTGCTCACGCGCCAGCTGGAGCGGGCGGGCCTGGACAAGGACGAGGTGGTCCTCGACGAGGGCGCGCTGCGCAAGCTCGCCGGTGAGTACACGCGCGAAGCGGGCGTACGCAACCTGGAGCGGTCCATCGCGCGGCTGCTGCGCAAGGTCGCGGCCCAGCACGAACTCGGCGAGCGGGAGCTGCCGTTCACGGTGAAGGACGAGGACCTGCGCGGGCTCATCGGGCGGCCGCACCACGTACCCGAGTCCGCCCAGGACCCGGCCGAGCGCCGCACCGCGGTGCCCGGCGTGGCCACCGGGCTCGCGGTCACCGGGGCGGGCGGCGACGTCCTCTTCGTGGAGGCGTCCCTCGCGGACCCGGAGACCGGTGCGTCGGGGCTCACGCTCACCGGTCAGCTCGGCGACGTGATGAAGGAGTCGGCGCAGATCGCGCTGAGCTTCCTGCGCTCGCACGGCGCCGAACTGGAGCTGCCGGTCGGCGACCTGAAGGACCGGGGCGTGCACATCCACTTCCCGGCGGGCGCGGTGCCCAAGGACGGGCCGAGCGCGGGCGTCACGCTGACGACCGCCCTCGCGTCGCTGCTCAGCGGGCGGCTCGTCCGCACGGACGTGGCGATGACCGGTGAGATCTCGCTGACCGGGCGTGTCCTGCCGATCGGCGGCGTCAAGCAGAAGCTGCTGGCCGCGCACCGCGCCGGGATCACCACGGTGATCATCCCCAAGCGGAACGAGGCGGACCTCGACGATGTCCCCGCCGAGGTCCTGGAGAAGCTCGACGTGCACCCGGTCACGGATGTCCGCCAGGTGCTCGAACTGGCCCTGACGGAGGCCGAGGTGAGGATCCCGGCCGCCGCGTAG
- a CDS encoding multifunctional oxoglutarate decarboxylase/oxoglutarate dehydrogenase thiamine pyrophosphate-binding subunit/dihydrolipoyllysine-residue succinyltransferase subunit: MSSQSPSSSSISTDQDGQGKDPAAAFGPNEWLVDEIYQQYLQDPNSVDRAWWDFFADYKPGVGASVAAAPAKPAGDAAAGAAPTTTPAAPAAPAKSAAPAAPAAPAAPATSSSAAPKATPAAAKPAAASSAAGAPASKPAAAAAKAAEPAKPAEAQGPEYVTLRGPSAAVAKNMNASIEVPTATSVRAVPVKLLFDNRIVINNHLKRARGGKISFTHLIGYAMVQAIKTMPSMNYSFVEKDGKPTLVKPEHINFGLAIDLVKPNGDRQLVVAGIKKAETLNFFEFWQAYEDIVRRARDGKLGMDDFTGVTVSLTNPGGLGTVHSVPRLMPGQSVIMGVGAMDYPAEFQGTSQDTLNKLGISKVMTLTSTYDHRVIQGAASGEFLRIVANLLLGEGEFYDEIFKALRIPYEPVRWLKDIDASHDDDVTKAARVFELIHSYRVRGHVMADTDPLEYKQRKHPDLDITEHGLTLWDLEREFAVGGFAGKSMMKLRDVLGVLRDSYCRTTGVEFMHIQDPKQRKWLQDRIERQHATKPEREEQLRILRRLNSAEAFETFLQTKYVGQKRFSLEGGESVIPLLDAVIDSAAESRLDEVVIGMAHRGRLNVLANIVGKSYAQIFREFEGNMDPKSMHGSGDVKYHLGAEGTFTGLDGEQIKVSLAANPSHLETVDPIIEGIARAKQDVINKGGTDFTVLPVALHGDAAFAGQGVVAETLNMSQLRGYRTGGTVHIVINNQVGFTAAPESSRSSMYATDVARMIEAPIFHVNGDDPEAVVRVARLAFEFRQAFNKDVVIDLICYRRRGHNESDNPAFTQPLMYDLIDKKRSVRKLYTESLIGRGDITLEEAEQALQDFQGQLEKVFTEVREATAQPGEAEVSAPEAEFPVKIDTAISREIVKRIAESQVNIPDRVTVHPRLLPQLQRRATMVEEGTIDWGMGETLAIGSLLLEGTPVRLSGQDSRRGTFGQRHAVLIDRATGEDFTPLLYLSEDQARYNVYDSLLSEYAVMGFEYGYSLARPEALVMWEAQFGDFVNGAQTVVDEYISAAEQKWNQHSGVTLLLPHGYEGQGPDHSSARIERFLQLCAQNNMTVAMPTLPSNYFHLLRWQVHNPHHKPLVVFTPKSMLRLKAAASKTEEFTSGGFRPVIGDATVDPAAVRKVVFCAGKLYYDLEAERTKRGATDTAIIRIERLYPLPGAELQAEIAKFPNAEKYLWAQEEPANQGAWPFIALNLIDHLDLAVGADIPHGERLRRISRPHGSSPAVGSKKRHEQEQEQLVREVFEA, from the coding sequence GTGTCGTCACAGTCCCCCAGTAGTTCGAGCATCTCGACCGACCAAGACGGTCAGGGCAAGGACCCTGCTGCTGCCTTCGGTCCCAATGAGTGGCTCGTCGACGAGATCTATCAGCAGTACCTCCAGGACCCGAATTCGGTCGACCGAGCCTGGTGGGACTTCTTTGCCGACTACAAGCCAGGGGTGGGCGCTTCCGTAGCCGCCGCCCCGGCGAAGCCGGCGGGTGACGCGGCCGCGGGGGCTGCGCCCACCACCACTCCCGCCGCGCCCGCTGCCCCGGCGAAGTCCGCGGCTCCGGCCGCGCCCGCCGCGCCCGCGGCTCCGGCCACGAGCAGCTCGGCCGCTCCGAAGGCCACGCCCGCCGCGGCGAAGCCCGCGGCGGCAAGCAGCGCCGCAGGCGCCCCCGCCTCCAAGCCGGCGGCCGCTGCCGCCAAGGCAGCTGAGCCGGCCAAGCCCGCCGAGGCCCAGGGGCCCGAGTACGTGACGCTGCGTGGCCCTTCGGCCGCCGTCGCGAAGAACATGAACGCCTCGATCGAGGTCCCGACGGCGACGTCGGTCCGCGCGGTCCCGGTGAAGCTGCTCTTCGACAACCGCATCGTCATCAACAACCACCTCAAGCGCGCCCGCGGCGGGAAGATCTCCTTCACGCACCTCATCGGGTACGCGATGGTGCAGGCCATCAAGACCATGCCGTCGATGAACTACTCCTTCGTGGAGAAGGACGGCAAGCCGACCCTGGTCAAGCCGGAGCACATCAACTTCGGCCTCGCCATCGACCTGGTCAAGCCCAACGGCGACCGCCAGCTCGTGGTCGCGGGCATCAAGAAGGCCGAGACCCTGAACTTCTTCGAGTTCTGGCAGGCCTACGAGGACATCGTCCGGCGCGCCCGCGACGGCAAGCTCGGCATGGACGACTTCACCGGCGTCACGGTCTCGCTGACCAACCCCGGCGGCCTCGGCACCGTCCACTCGGTCCCGCGCCTGATGCCCGGACAGTCGGTCATCATGGGCGTCGGCGCCATGGACTACCCCGCGGAGTTCCAGGGCACCTCCCAGGACACCCTGAACAAGCTCGGCATCTCGAAGGTCATGACGCTCACGTCGACCTACGACCACCGGGTCATCCAGGGCGCCGCCTCCGGCGAGTTCCTGCGCATCGTCGCGAACCTCCTCCTCGGCGAGGGCGAGTTCTACGACGAGATCTTCAAGGCTCTCCGGATCCCCTACGAGCCGGTCCGCTGGCTCAAGGACATCGACGCCTCGCACGACGACGACGTCACGAAGGCCGCCCGCGTCTTCGAGCTGATCCACTCCTACCGCGTCCGCGGCCACGTCATGGCCGACACGGACCCGCTGGAGTACAAGCAGCGCAAGCACCCCGACCTGGACATCACCGAGCACGGCCTCACCCTGTGGGACCTGGAGCGGGAGTTCGCGGTCGGCGGCTTCGCCGGCAAGTCGATGATGAAGCTGCGCGACGTCCTCGGCGTCCTGCGCGACTCGTACTGCCGCACCACCGGCGTCGAGTTCATGCACATCCAGGACCCGAAGCAGCGCAAGTGGCTGCAGGACCGCATCGAGCGCCAGCACGCCACGAAGCCGGAGCGCGAGGAGCAGCTGCGCATCCTGCGCCGCCTGAACTCCGCGGAGGCCTTCGAGACCTTCCTGCAGACGAAGTACGTCGGCCAGAAGCGCTTCTCCCTGGAGGGCGGCGAGTCGGTCATCCCGCTGCTCGACGCCGTCATCGACAGCGCCGCCGAGTCGCGTCTGGACGAGGTCGTCATCGGCATGGCCCACCGCGGCCGCCTGAACGTCCTCGCCAACATCGTCGGCAAGTCGTACGCCCAGATCTTCCGCGAGTTCGAGGGCAACATGGACCCCAAGTCCATGCACGGCTCCGGCGACGTGAAGTACCACCTGGGCGCCGAGGGCACCTTCACCGGCCTGGACGGCGAGCAGATCAAGGTCTCCCTCGCGGCGAACCCGTCCCACCTGGAGACGGTCGACCCGATCATCGAGGGCATCGCCCGCGCCAAGCAGGACGTCATCAACAAGGGCGGCACGGACTTCACGGTCCTGCCCGTCGCCCTGCACGGTGACGCGGCCTTCGCGGGCCAGGGCGTGGTCGCCGAGACGCTGAACATGTCGCAGCTGCGCGGCTACCGCACCGGCGGCACGGTCCACATCGTCATCAACAACCAGGTCGGCTTCACCGCCGCCCCGGAGTCGTCGCGCTCCTCCATGTACGCCACGGACGTGGCCCGCATGATCGAGGCGCCGATCTTCCACGTGAACGGCGACGACCCCGAGGCCGTCGTCCGCGTTGCCCGTCTGGCCTTCGAGTTCCGCCAGGCGTTCAACAAGGACGTCGTCATCGACCTCATCTGCTACCGCCGCCGCGGTCACAACGAGTCGGACAACCCGGCGTTCACGCAGCCGCTGATGTACGACCTGATCGACAAGAAGCGCTCGGTGCGCAAGCTCTACACCGAGTCCCTCATCGGTCGCGGCGACATCACCCTGGAAGAGGCCGAGCAGGCGCTGCAGGACTTCCAGGGCCAGCTGGAGAAGGTCTTCACGGAGGTCCGCGAGGCCACCGCGCAGCCCGGCGAGGCCGAGGTGTCCGCGCCGGAGGCCGAGTTCCCGGTCAAGATCGACACCGCGATCTCCCGTGAGATCGTGAAGCGGATCGCCGAGTCCCAGGTCAACATCCCCGACCGGGTCACCGTCCACCCGCGCCTGCTGCCGCAGCTGCAGCGCCGCGCGACGATGGTCGAAGAGGGCACGATCGACTGGGGCATGGGCGAGACCCTCGCCATCGGCTCGCTGCTCCTGGAGGGCACCCCGGTCCGCCTGTCGGGCCAGGACTCGCGCCGCGGCACGTTCGGTCAGCGCCACGCGGTCCTCATCGACCGTGCGACGGGCGAGGACTTCACGCCGCTCCTGTACCTCTCCGAGGACCAGGCGCGTTACAACGTGTACGACTCGCTGCTCTCCGAGTACGCGGTGATGGGCTTCGAGTACGGCTACTCGCTGGCCCGCCCCGAGGCTCTGGTGATGTGGGAGGCGCAGTTCGGCGACTTCGTCAACGGCGCGCAGACGGTGGTGGACGAGTACATCTCGGCCGCCGAGCAGAAGTGGAACCAGCACTCCGGCGTCACGCTGCTGCTGCCCCACGGCTACGAGGGCCAGGGCCCGGACCACTCGTCCGCCCGCATCGAGCGGTTCCTCCAGCTGTGCGCGCAGAACAACATGACCGTCGCGATGCCGACGCTCCCTTCGAACTACTTCCACCTCCTGCGGTGGCAGGTGCACAACCCGCACCACAAGCCGCTGGTCGTCTTCACCCCGAAGTCGATGCTGCGCCTGAAGGCCGCCGCGTCGAAGACGGAGGAGTTCACCAGCGGTGGCTTCCGCCCGGTGATCGGCGACGCGACGGTCGACCCGGCCGCGGTGCGCAAGGTGGTGTTCTGCGCGGGCAAGCTCTACTACGACCTCGAGGCGGAGCGCACCAAGCGCGGCGCGACGGACACGGCCATCATCCGCATCGAGCGCCTGTACCCGCTGCCGGGTGCCGAGCTCCAGGCGGAGATCGCCAAGTTCCCGAACGCCGAGAAGTACCTGTGGGCGCAGGAGGAGCCGGCGAACCAGGGCGCGTGGCCCTTCATCGCCCTCAACCTCATCGACCACCTGGACCTGGCGGTCGGCGCCGACATCCCGCACGGCGAGCGCCTGCGCCGCATCTCGCGCCCGCACGGCTCGTCCCCCGCGGTCGGCTCGAAGAAGCGTCACGAGCAGGAGCAGGAGCAGCTCGTACGCGAGGTGTTCGAGGCCTAG
- a CDS encoding HAMP domain-containing sensor histidine kinase codes for MSGPFGGLQPFSIKTKLGALVVVSVFITTGLLLVAMKTETELRFITVFSVIATLLITQFVAHSLTAPLDEMNAVARAVSHGDYTRRVRGADRRDELGDVASTINRMADDLEAQDRQRKELVANVSHELRTPIAGLRAVLENVVDGVSAADPETMRTALKQTERLGRLVDTLLDLSRLDNGVVPLKARRFEVWPYLSGVLKEANMVASARGGIASGSGSHTRTDVHLHLDVSPPELTAHADQERLHQVVANLIDNAVKHSPPHGRVTVRARRGFSPESLDLEVLDEGPGIPESEWHRVFERFNRGSHAGAPAHGQGNDGGTGLGLAIARWAVDLHGGHIGVAESPRGCRIQVTLPGLPEV; via the coding sequence ATGAGCGGGCCCTTCGGAGGGCTGCAGCCGTTCTCCATCAAGACGAAGCTCGGCGCCCTGGTGGTCGTCTCGGTGTTCATCACCACCGGACTGCTCCTGGTCGCCATGAAGACCGAGACCGAGCTGCGCTTCATCACCGTCTTCTCGGTGATCGCCACACTGCTGATCACCCAGTTCGTGGCGCACAGCCTCACCGCGCCCCTTGACGAGATGAACGCGGTGGCCCGCGCCGTCTCGCACGGCGACTACACGCGCCGGGTGCGCGGCGCCGACCGGCGCGACGAGCTGGGCGACGTGGCCTCCACCATCAACCGCATGGCCGACGACCTGGAGGCCCAGGACCGGCAGCGCAAGGAACTCGTCGCCAACGTCTCGCACGAGCTGCGCACCCCCATCGCCGGGCTGCGCGCGGTCCTGGAGAACGTCGTCGACGGCGTCTCCGCCGCCGACCCGGAGACCATGCGCACCGCCCTGAAGCAGACGGAGCGCCTCGGCAGGCTCGTGGACACCCTCCTGGACCTGTCCCGCCTGGACAACGGCGTCGTCCCGCTCAAGGCCCGCCGCTTCGAGGTGTGGCCCTATCTGTCGGGCGTCCTGAAGGAGGCCAACATGGTCGCCTCCGCGCGCGGGGGCATCGCGTCGGGCTCCGGCAGCCATACGCGTACGGACGTCCATCTGCACCTCGACGTGTCGCCGCCCGAGCTGACCGCCCACGCGGACCAGGAGCGGCTGCACCAGGTCGTGGCGAACCTCATCGACAACGCCGTCAAGCACAGCCCGCCGCACGGCCGGGTGACGGTGCGGGCCCGGCGCGGTTTCTCTCCGGAGTCCCTGGACCTGGAGGTGCTCGACGAGGGCCCCGGAATCCCGGAGTCCGAGTGGCACCGCGTCTTCGAGCGCTTCAACCGCGGCAGCCACGCGGGCGCCCCCGCCCACGGCCAGGGCAACGACGGCGGCACGGGCCTCGGCCTCGCCATCGCCCGCTGGGCGGTCGATCTGCACGGCGGCCACATCGGAGTGGCCGAATCCCCTCGGGGCTGCCGGATCCAGGTCACTCTTCCGGGCCTGCCCGAAGTGTGA
- a CDS encoding response regulator transcription factor — MEQTHTSHNGATAAMPGAQRRVLVVEDDPTIVDAIAARLRAEGFVVQTAGDGPSAVDTAQAWQPDLLILDIMLPGFDGLEVCRRVQAQRPVPVLMLTARDDETDMLVGLGVGADDYMTKPFSMRELAARVHVLLRRVERAALAATTPRSGILRLGELEIDHAQRRVRVRSEDVHLTPTEFDLLVCLANTPRAVLSREQLLAEVWDWADASGTRTVDSHIKALRRKIGAERIRTVHGVGYALETPTP; from the coding sequence ATGGAGCAGACACACACCTCCCACAACGGCGCTACGGCGGCGATGCCCGGCGCTCAGCGCCGGGTGCTGGTGGTCGAGGACGACCCGACGATCGTCGACGCCATCGCCGCCCGGCTGCGCGCCGAGGGTTTTGTCGTGCAAACGGCGGGCGACGGGCCCTCGGCGGTCGACACCGCCCAGGCGTGGCAGCCCGATCTGCTGATTCTCGACATCATGCTGCCGGGCTTCGACGGCCTGGAGGTGTGCCGCCGGGTGCAGGCCCAGCGGCCCGTCCCCGTCCTCATGCTCACCGCGCGTGATGACGAGACGGACATGCTGGTCGGGCTCGGCGTCGGCGCGGACGACTACATGACCAAGCCGTTCTCCATGCGGGAGCTGGCGGCGCGCGTGCACGTCCTGCTGCGCAGGGTCGAGCGGGCCGCGCTCGCCGCGACCACGCCCCGCAGCGGCATCCTGCGCCTGGGCGAGCTGGAGATCGACCACGCCCAGCGGCGAGTGCGGGTGCGCAGCGAGGACGTCCATCTGACGCCCACCGAGTTCGACCTGCTCGTCTGCCTGGCCAATACGCCGCGTGCGGTGCTCTCGCGCGAGCAGCTGCTCGCCGAGGTGTGGGACTGGGCCGACGCGTCGGGGACCCGCACCGTCGACAGCCACATCAAGGCGCTGCGCCGGAAGATCGGCGCGGAGCGGATCCGTACGGTGCACGGCGTCGGGTACGCCCTCGAGACGCCCACACCGTGA
- a CDS encoding rhomboid-like protein, with product MAQAPGASSEAPAQGWRGRVYRDGPAPEQTERTQQRTGTRQRTGTQQRTGTPQRIGTPQRTGTPQRTGAPQRTSAPLRHPLHPWHLLPTPKGAPFTFVYALVLAATSLLTEYAAPSLVDSLLQSSSTDVTNLAHAPGLVLVASALWIAGGITSPYAIGFLLVLTALERRIGAWRTAGVFLLGHGVATLATEVPVGLSVLAGHLPDSSLHRLDYGISFGVAASVGALAGLLAPWLRWTVLAGFGLMLVEDLIEFADPMTNWGHLLALLIGVATWPLLGRGRQSRGPSGRAPHRT from the coding sequence GTGGCGCAGGCTCCAGGGGCGAGCTCGGAGGCGCCGGCGCAAGGATGGCGAGGACGGGTATACCGGGACGGCCCCGCCCCTGAACAGACGGAGCGCACCCAGCAGCGGACTGGCACCCGGCAGCGGACTGGCACCCAGCAGCGGACCGGAACCCCGCAGCGAATCGGAACCCCGCAGCGGACCGGAACCCCGCAGCGGACCGGAGCCCCGCAGCGGACCAGCGCCCCCCTCCGCCACCCCCTCCACCCGTGGCACCTCCTCCCCACCCCCAAGGGTGCCCCCTTCACCTTCGTCTACGCCCTGGTCCTCGCGGCCACGTCCCTCCTCACCGAGTACGCCGCCCCGAGCCTCGTCGACTCCCTGCTCCAGAGCTCCAGCACGGACGTGACCAACCTCGCCCACGCCCCCGGCCTGGTCCTGGTGGCCAGCGCCCTGTGGATCGCGGGCGGCATCACCTCGCCGTACGCGATCGGCTTCCTGCTCGTCCTGACCGCACTGGAACGCCGCATCGGCGCCTGGCGCACCGCGGGCGTCTTCCTGCTCGGGCACGGCGTCGCCACGCTCGCCACCGAGGTCCCCGTCGGCCTCTCGGTCCTCGCGGGGCACCTGCCCGACAGCTCCCTGCACCGCCTCGACTACGGCATCAGCTTCGGCGTGGCGGCCAGCGTCGGCGCGCTGGCGGGCCTGCTCGCGCCGTGGCTGCGCTGGACCGTCCTGGCGGGCTTCGGCCTGATGCTGGTCGAGGACCTGATCGAGTTCGCCGACCCGATGACGAACTGGGGCCACCTCCTGGCGCTCCTGATCGGCGTGGCCACCTGGCCGCTGCTCGGCCGCGGGCGTCAGTCCCGGGGTCCTTCGGGCCGCGCCCCGCACCGGACGTAG
- a CDS encoding RNA polymerase sigma factor, translating to MRLFRPMGAAPDDDGALLRSVADEDADALAALYDRHAGWLHARLARRCGDPDVVREVLQDTFMTVWRSAGSHRGREAGGWLWVIAARTAEDARDRHRPPDGDRPVRGGTRRAGVRGRGPGPRPVRGGGLRGGAPGAHRRRRVAPRSGAAALVCDDGTPQVSAALTDLRTKLRGVPERLVGGPSRQGEDSRWEPGPGGGPGTTGRLADLEPAVVRDRLVDPASYANAVAGELLAADCPARATEGADAERATAVNDAVLQWLAPSPSFAYYGPRAERRFRRIEALTTAERTAYLTEYFAAGPCAPKEVPSP from the coding sequence GTGAGACTGTTCCGCCCCATGGGGGCCGCCCCGGACGACGACGGGGCGCTGCTGCGGTCCGTCGCCGACGAGGACGCGGATGCGCTGGCCGCGCTGTACGACCGGCACGCCGGCTGGCTGCACGCGCGGCTCGCACGGCGCTGCGGCGACCCCGACGTCGTACGCGAAGTACTGCAGGACACCTTCATGACCGTGTGGCGCTCGGCCGGTTCGCACCGGGGCCGCGAGGCGGGCGGCTGGCTGTGGGTGATCGCGGCGCGCACAGCCGAGGACGCCCGTGATCGCCACCGGCCCCCTGACGGAGACCGCCCCGTCCGCGGAGGAACACGTCGGGCTGGAGTACGCGGACGTGGCCCTGGCCCTCGCCCCGTTCGCGGCGGCGGCCTGCGCGGCGGCGCTCCTGGTGCACACCGGCGACGGCGTGTGGCGCCCCGATCCGGCGCGGCCGCCCTCGTCTGCGACGACGGCACCCCGCAGGTGAGCGCGGCGCTGACGGATCTGCGGACGAAGCTGCGCGGGGTGCCGGAGCGGCTGGTCGGCGGGCCCTCGCGGCAGGGGGAAGACAGTCGGTGGGAGCCCGGCCCCGGCGGTGGGCCCGGCACCACGGGGCGCCTCGCGGACCTGGAGCCCGCCGTCGTGCGCGACCGGCTCGTCGACCCCGCCTCGTACGCGAACGCGGTGGCCGGTGAGCTGCTGGCCGCGGACTGTCCGGCCCGCGCCACCGAGGGCGCGGACGCGGAGCGGGCGACCGCCGTCAACGACGCGGTGCTCCAGTGGCTCGCGCCGTCGCCGTCCTTCGCGTACTACGGGCCGCGAGCGGAGCGGCGGTTTCGGCGGATCGAGGCCCTGACGACAGCGGAGCGCACCGCGTACCTGACGGAGTACTTCGCTGCCGGTCCCTGCGCCCCGAAGGAGGTCCCGTCCCCGTGA